Proteins encoded within one genomic window of Cucumis sativus cultivar 9930 chromosome 3, Cucumber_9930_V3, whole genome shotgun sequence:
- the LOC101210735 gene encoding probable aspartic proteinase GIP2: protein MASSTSFSFFSSILFLLFSISIAATSFRPKSLLLPVTKHPSLQYITEIHQRTPLVPVKLTVDLGGQFMWVDCDRGYVSSSYKPARCRSAQCSLASKSSACGQCFSPPRPGCNNNTCSLFPGNTIIRLSTSGEVASDVVSVSSTNGFNPTRAVSIPNFLFVCGSTFLLEGLAPGVTGMAGFGRNGISLPSQFAAAFSFNRKFAVCLSGSTSSPGVIFSGNGPYHFLPNIDLTNSFTYTPLFINPVSTAGVSSAGEKSTEYFIGVTSIVVNSKPVPLNTTLLKIDSNGNGGTKISTVNPFTVLESSIYKALVKAFTTEVSKVPRVGAVAPFEVCYSSKSFPSTRLGAGVPTIDLVLQNKKVIWSMFGANSMVQVNDEVLCLGFVDGGVDVRTAIVIGAHQIEDKLLEFDLATSRLGFTPTLLGRMTTCANFNFTSNA, encoded by the coding sequence ATGGCCTCCTCCacttccttctccttcttctcctccattctcttcctcctcttctccATTTCCATTGCTGCAACTTCCTTCCGTCCCAAATCCCTCCTTCTCCCTGTTACCAAACACCCATCTCTTCAATATATAACCGAGATCCACCAACGAACTCCTCTAGTTCCGGTCAAGCTCACGGTGGACCTCGGCGGTCAGTTCATGTGGGTCGACTGTGACCGTGGCTACGTTTCTTCCTCCTACAAACCCGCTCGTTGTCGTTCCGCCCAATGCTCCCTCGCCTCGAAGTCCAGTGCCTGCGGTCAATGCTTTTCGCCACCCCGCCCCGGCTGCAACAACAATACCTGCAGCCTTTTCCCCGGCAACACCATTATCCGTCTCTCAACTAGCGGAGAAGTCGCTTCAGACGTCGTCTCTGTTTCCTCCACCAACGGCTTCAATCCAACCAGAGCCGTGTCGATCCCTAATTTCCTCTTCGTCTGCGGTTCCACTTTTCTCCTCGAAGGCCTCGCCCCCGGCGTAACTGGAATGGCCGGATTCGGAAGAAACGGAATCTCTCTACCATCCCAATTCGCCGCCGCCTTCAGCTTTAACAGAAAATTCGCCGTGTGCTTGAGCGGCTCCACTAGTTCCCCTGGCGTCATCTTCTCCGGTAACGGCCCATACCATTTCTTACCCAACATCGACTTAACAAATTCCTTCACCTACACCCCGCTCTTCATCAACCCCGTCAGTACCGCAGGCGTGTCCTCCGCCGGGGAAAAATCCACTGAATATTTCATCGGCGTTACGTCCATCGTCGTTAACTCCAAACCCGTCCCACTCAACACGACCCTTCTGAAAATCGACAGCAACGGAAACGGCGGAACGAAAATCAGCACAGTGAATCCATTCACCGTACTAGAATCGTCAATATACAAAGCGTTGGTGAAAGCATTCACGACGGAGGTATCAAAAGTACCGAGGGTGGGAGCGGTGGCACCGTTTGAAGTTTGTTACAGTTCAAAGAGCTTTCCAAGCACTCGATTGGGGGCGGGAGTTCCGACGATAGATTTGGTTTTGCAGAACAAAAAAGTGATTTGGAGCATGTTCGGTGCGAACTCGATGGTACAGGTAAACGATGAGGTATTGTGCTTGGGATTTGTAGACGGAGGAGTTGATGTGAGAACCGCGATTGTGATTGGAGCCCACCAGATTGAGGATAAATTGCTTGAATTTGATTTGGCTACTTCTAGACTTGGATTCACCCCAACTTTACTGGGTCGGATGACTACTTGCgctaatttcaattttacatcTAATGCttga
- the LOC101203445 gene encoding transcription factor MUTE isoform X2: MAHIAVERNRRRQMNEHLRVLRSLTPSFYIKRGDQASIIGGVIEFIKELHQVLQSLESNKRRRKSISPSPGPSPKAQLVALGSDNSPFGFENGVDVGACCNSSVADVEAKISGSNVVLKIISRRIPGQLPKMIGVFERLSFEVLHLNISSMDDTVLYSFVVKDLNVS, from the exons ATGGCTCATATTGCTGTGGAGAGAAATAGAAGAAGGCAAATGAATGAACATCTTAGGGTTTTGAGATCTTTAACCCCTTCTTTCTATATCAAAAGG GGAGATCAAGCCTCCATTATTGGGGGAGTCATAGAGTTCATCAAGGAGTTGCATCAAGTATTGCAATCCTTGGAGTCAAATAAACGAAGGAGGAAGAGTATAAGCCCTAGCCCCGGTCCGAGCCCAAAGGCACAGTTGGTGGCTTTGGGATCTGATAATAGCCCGTTTGGATTCGAAAATGGAGTTGATGTCGGAGCATGTTGCAATTCATCGGTTGCAGATGTTGAAGCAAAGATTTCGGGTTCGAACGTGGTTTTGAAGATCATTTCTCGACGGATTCCCGGCCAACTTCCAAAGATGATTGGTGTCTTCGAGAGGCTGTCCTTTGAGGTTCTTCATCTCAACATTAGTAGTATGGATGACACGGTTCTATACTCTTTTGTTGTCAAG GACTTGAATGTCAGCTAA
- the LOC101203445 gene encoding transcription factor MUTE isoform X1, translating into MAHIAVERNRRRQMNEHLRVLRSLTPSFYIKRGDQASIIGGVIEFIKELHQVLQSLESNKRRRKSISPSPGPSPKAQLVALGSDNSPFGFENGVDVGACCNSSVADVEAKISGSNVVLKIISRRIPGQLPKMIGVFERLSFEVLHLNISSMDDTVLYSFVVKIGLECQLSLEELAFEVQQSFCSQLYLCQ; encoded by the exons ATGGCTCATATTGCTGTGGAGAGAAATAGAAGAAGGCAAATGAATGAACATCTTAGGGTTTTGAGATCTTTAACCCCTTCTTTCTATATCAAAAGG GGAGATCAAGCCTCCATTATTGGGGGAGTCATAGAGTTCATCAAGGAGTTGCATCAAGTATTGCAATCCTTGGAGTCAAATAAACGAAGGAGGAAGAGTATAAGCCCTAGCCCCGGTCCGAGCCCAAAGGCACAGTTGGTGGCTTTGGGATCTGATAATAGCCCGTTTGGATTCGAAAATGGAGTTGATGTCGGAGCATGTTGCAATTCATCGGTTGCAGATGTTGAAGCAAAGATTTCGGGTTCGAACGTGGTTTTGAAGATCATTTCTCGACGGATTCCCGGCCAACTTCCAAAGATGATTGGTGTCTTCGAGAGGCTGTCCTTTGAGGTTCTTCATCTCAACATTAGTAGTATGGATGACACGGTTCTATACTCTTTTGTTGTCAAG ATAGGACTTGAATGTCAGCTAAGTTTGGAGGAATTAGCTTTTGAAGTTCAACAAAGCTTTTGCTCTCAACTTTATTTATGCCAGTGa